The genomic DNA GCTCCATGAGGCTGCTCGCAAGAGGGACCTGAAACTGGCCCAattgttgttgctgagtGGTGCCGACCCTTTCCGTCGCGATCGCAGAGGCAAGCTACCACAGGATGTCACCAAAGATGATCGAACGCGTGCGATCCTCAAGCGATcacctgctgccgctgccgcccaAAGACAGATTCAAGAGCAGACCATCCTCGGTAGTGCGTCACAAGCTAGCGGAGTTCCGACCGGCGATGGTGGGCCTGGTAGCAAAGAGAGCCGGGAGATGAAGGGCTACCTGAAGAAGTGGACAAACTATACCTCTGGATACAAGCTGCGCTGGTTCGTGTTAGAAGATGGCGTTTTGTCGTACTACAAACACCAAGACGATGCTGGGAGTGCTTGTCGAGGTGCCATCAACATGCGCATAGCGAAGTTGCAAATGGATCCCAAGGACAAGGACAAGCTACATTTTGAGATCCTCGGAAAGAGCTCGGTCAAGTACGATCTGAAAGCAAATCACCAAGTCGAGGCGAAGAGATGGTTCTGGGCTTTGAACAACGCAATTCAATGGGCCAAGgacgaagccaaagaagagcaGCGACGGGAACGACAGGAAGCCAGTGCCAAACACGAGCACCTCGAACGCGTCAGAACACGGGAAGCGGAGGTGGCACAGAGCGGAGGCAGCTTGACACCGGCGACAGCCGTCACCGGAGGCTCGACATCTCTGGCTGGCAGTACACTGGGAGACGGAAATTTGAGCGCATACGATGCCAGCGAGGCCGATGGCAACTCAGTCATTGTTCGTGACTCCAGTCGTGCGGGCACCGCTAACATCGAGGGCGAcctggacgacgaggaggactACGGCGACGATGCGAGCAGTAATGAGGTCAAGCCGGGCAACAAGGATGCCTTTTCTATTACTGCACAGTCCGCTAAGCTCCAGCTCGACCTTCTGGAGCAAGTATCTGCGGCACTGCGAAGTGAGAGGGACAAGAGTCCAGATACGCCGCTGGGACATCCAACTCTGGAACAAGCCTTGTCTTCGTACGAGACCGCGGTCGGGAATCTCAAGGGTCTCCTGATGGACTTGCTCCGCATCTCTCGTGACCATGAAGCGTACTGGCAATATCGCTTGGAACGCGAACAAAACATCAGGAGGCTATGGGAAGACAGCATGGCAAAGGTGGCTCGAGAGCAAGAGGAACTTGAGAACCGCATCGGCGAATCTGAGGACAAGAGGAAACGAACAAAGAAGGCATTGAAGGAAGCTCTTGATGGAACTGCCTCATCGAGAGTCGCGTCGCCTTCAGCCGAGACTGGAGAAAAGGTCAGCTCGCTGCTGGAAGTTCCTGCTGGTCAGCCGATTAAGAGGCGTCAGACCATCGCCGAACTGACAAACAACGAGATCTctgacgacgacagcgaagaagaggacgagttCTTCGACGCCGTGGATGCGGGTGAAGTCGAGATCGTCAAGGCGCTGCCTTCCCCACCACAGTCACCTAAGCCAATCGCTGCTGACAAGGATGGCGCACAAGATGCCAGCTCGAGCATTGAGCAGGAGCGGCGTGAAAAGGAGATGCAGATCTCGAAGAGCTATCGTGGATACGAGGATGGTCTGCGAAAACGACTAAAGATCGATGCGGATAACAGGCCAAAGGTCTCACTTTGGGTATGTCTGCACTGGGTGCAACTTCACAATGCTTTTACTGACCGCGTCACAGGGTGTACTCAAATCTATGATTGGCAAGGACATGACCAAGATGACTCTACCCGTCACCTTCAACGAACCAACTTCGCTGCATTATGCGGTCGTGGCGGATATGGAATATGTCAACCTCCTGAACACTGCAGCGGATCGTACCGACTCCTCGGAACGCATGGTCTATGTCGCTGCATTTGCAGCGTCCGAGTATGCTGGTACGATCGGGCGTGTCGCGAAGCCATTCAATCCGCTTCTTGGTGAAACGTTCGAATACGTGCGACCAGACGAAGGCTATCGCTTCTTCATCGAGCAAGTCACGCACCATCCTCCCGTTGGAGCCGCCTATGCCGAGTCAAGCAAATGGACCTACTACGGCGAGTCGAACGTGAAGTCCAAATTCTATGGAAAGTCTTTCGAATTCAACCCTACTGGCACCTGGTACCTCCACATTCGGCCTATCGACGGCAGCCCTGAAGAAGTTTATACTTGGAAGAAAGTCACTTCGTCGGTCGTTGGCATCTTGACCGGTAATCCTGTGGTCGACAATTACGGCCTGATGGAAGTCAAGAACTGGACCACTGGCGAGACCGCCCTAGTAGACTTCAAGCCTCGGGGCTGGAAGGCATCTTCTGCCTACCATGTTTCGGGCAAGGTCCTCGACAAGGACGGCAATACGCGCTGGTCTCTGGGCGGAAGGTGGAATGACAAGATCTATGCACGACTCACGCCCGGTTATGAAGGTTCCGTCGACCCATCTGAAGGCTCTCTGGAGAAGGGCGACAAAGCCTTCCTCGTGTGGGAAGCGCACTACAGGCCTCCTCCAGGCGAGATTCCTTTCAACCTTACGCCATTCGTGGTCACACTCAACGACCTCCCCGATAAATTGAAACCCTTGGTCGCTCCCACAGACTCTCGTCTTCGACCGGATCAGAGAGCCATGGAAGACGCAGAGTACGACTTCGCTGCGACAGAGAAGACTCGTTTGGAAGAAGGTCAACGTGCACGCAGACGCGTTCGAGAAGCCAAGGGCGAGGACTTCACTCCTCGCTGGTTTGTTAGAGCAAAACACCCTGTGACCGGTGAGGAGTTCTGGAAATTCAACCACGAATACTGGCAAATTCGCGATGAAGTTGCCGAGGGGAAGAGGAACTGGGGCAGTGAGAGACTGGAAGAGATATTCTAGATAGGGTCTGTTTCTGTGGCCGCTATTACACTTTTGCCTTCGACAGCCGCTTAGGGGCAGGACCGAACTGCAGATGTTCAGCACATAATCTTACTTTCTGCGAGAAGCCTACTAAGTTAGCGCGCATATGCTTGCTCAATCATTTCTGAGTCGTTTGAAAAGTTCACTTCATTTCCATTGCGCTACTTCAAATCGGTCCTGCGAATATTATAACATCCCACCAAGGCTGCTTCTTCCGTTTTTTCTCATCTTCTTGCCCCTTCGTCGTAGTTGTTCCCTGTGGTACCTGAGAAGACGCTGTGCATTCCACCCCACTGTGCGCCGCGGACTCCCTTTCTCGCTGCCGTTCCCTAACCTCCCCACCAGAACCTCCTAACTTCTTCCGCCACTCCTTCCACCGACTCTCTCTCCCCCTCTCATCCTCACATCCTCCCACATCGCCCGCAGACTTCACACAATCCTCGGCACTTGAAGTGCTACGTTGGCTACCGTCACTGTCACTATCAAGTGGCACGTATTTGCGCGACAGAGGCATTGTTTTCTGTTGTTTGTTGGTTTTCGAGAGAAGTAAGGTAGAACAAAAAACGATCAATCGAAGGCACGTTTTGTTACAAGCAATCAAACGATCGATCGATCGGACTTTGTACGTTGTGAATGCTACTGGTGTCTAACGCAGGAAATGCATACATAGCATCCAGCTTCGATATTGGGAGCTTTCGGCGTGAGTCAATATTATTCACAGGTGGCAATGCTGCTGTATCAGAGCTCTCGCTCAAGGAAGAGGTGGAGACTACCAGGAATGTCAGTGAAATGCTGAGCGGATCTCACAACGAAGAAGTTGCCCGATCGAAGGAGTCTGGCCAGATCATCTTCAATTGCCCCATCTCTGCAAGTACCATCAAAGGTCTGGAGGAGTGTGACACAAAGTAAGCTGCACACTGATCTTATACATAGCAACTTCGTATCGAATTTGTGCTCTGGATTCACTAATTCCTCCGCCTTCTGCTGTCCTGCCCCTTTCCTGTGACCCGCAAGATCTCGGAATCCAATAAAAGCAACTGTACAATGATGATCATGCCGTGGATCTGGGctgtctctcttcttttttcCTCTCGCTTTCCCTTCCTACACCAACCACCCAACGCTCAACGCAAAAAGACACTAGGCAATACTAGGGTAACATCCGACCGAATCTTATGGTCGTTCTCGATCTTGGGTATAAAACGAAAATGGGTAAATGAAATTTTCTCGTAAAGTCAATGCAGTGTCCGAGTGTCAGAGAGAAAGAATGGCAGGGTTTTGATCGTGGTGGCTGTCGACCGCAAGCCGGAGGTTGTCCCAATGCAGTGTTGACATCGTTCGTCCCCATGCTCGACCAGTAATTTTTACTGCTGCTCCACTGTATCCTCGGTATATGCTCTCCAGTACGTTGTCAACAGCGATAGGACCTGGCGCTGTGTCATCCCGTCCTCGCAAGCGACCTGCAAAGCAGTTCCGTCTTCGAATTCCAGAATCACCGAGTAGGGCAACTCCTGTTGGTCCAGCACGGGCATGAAAGGCGCCTTGAACTCTGCAAGTGCGTACCTCTTCATGGCGACGCCTCGATGGATGTCCATCGCCTGTGCAATGGCGAATTGCAAGACTCCGTAGTCGTCAATCGTTACTATCCGACGCTTCCAGAGCTGTGTTTTGCGTTAGCCTAAAATGTGTAAGGGGAAAGACGGGGTTGTGCTTACCAAGGAATCTGGGAATTGTACGTTAAGATCACCAACCACCACGGCTGGCGGCGTGTCAGGCTTCGAAACAGCTAAGCTCACAGGTCTCGCAGCCTCTGGAGCGCTGAGCATACTGTCACTCTTCGTGGGGCTCCTCGGCTCGACTGGagaattcttcttcttcgatccaGTCAAATTACTCATGCGCTTGAAGAATCGGGTCGCCTTGCTAGCCTTCTCTGGAGCGACGTTCTCGTCGTTTGAATTGAGAGACATGGCTGAGTTTACGCGAACATTAGGTGGCGGTGGGGGAAAGTCATCCAAAGCAGGTGCTGATTTCTGTCTCTCTTTCCAAAACCGGCTGGTCCGGGAGCGAGATGACTTGACTGAACGAGTGTCATTAGAGTACAGTGAATTGTTAGACGAGAGCGGAGGTTCAGACTCGACCGCAGGCGGCGAAGGAGTGGCGGAGGGAGCTGCGGAGAACGGAGGCGTCGGACCGTGTGCGGAGCCAGGGGCTGAGGAGCCCGGACGAGCTATGCGAGTAGTGACAGAAACGGAATCGCGTTTCGTGACAGGATCATGTTGAACACTTCCGGTCAGCCATTGTTCTTCGTTAGACATGGCTGAGGTCGGTGTGTTCACCGCACTCCTGCTCTGCCGCTTGCGAGACATAGGACGAGTCGCGGGAGGAACTCTCCTGTTCTGTGTGGCAGATCCTCCAAGTGAGTTCTCACTTGATTCTCTAGCTGACAGCTCGGCCAATGCTTGGATGCGTCTGGATATACCGGACGACACATTTCGCGCGCGTCCAGCAGAGAGCAGTTCTTGCCTTTCTGCGGGCGGCATAGGGCTGACGGAACGGCTTTTGATGGACGAGGGGCGGCTCTTGACAGACGGAGGTCGCTCGTCATCTGCTGGTTTCTCGGGGTTCGTGAAAGCTCTCGCAATTGGCATAGGTCGAGGGGCATTGGAAGCTTCGATGCTGGCGGATCTGCCCTGGAATGCCAATGCTATCGGCGACCTCGCTACCGTGATTGGTCTAGCTTCCTGCACAGTGGCGCTATGCAACTCTTCGTACAACGCGTCGTCGTCCGAATCTaattcctcttcatcgacttcgtTATGTAGCGTGTCCAGAGCCAATGGCTGCACGTATCCGCGCCTGCGTTTGACCAAGTCACTATCCGAGCGTTTGTGCGGCGAAAGCGACCCAGCTGCATTTACAATAGAGGCATTATCCTGCTCTCCAGGGAGCGAGATGGTCGGTGCTGAAGCCCCTCCTTCGTCGACTTTCAGATGCTGCGACCCCTTTGCTGTTGTCTCGCTATCTTGCTCTGACATGAGAGGTCGTTCCGTAGGCGTCTGACTGGGTGTTGTCGAGGCAGCATCGTCGTGGTTTGTGTCCGACTCGTCTACTGTTGCATCAATCTGTGCAGCTTGCAACGATGCGTGCGATACTACTTtggcagccttctcctccgaGATATCGTCAAGGACTGCATTTTCTGGTGCTTCGTCTATCGTCTCCTCGGTTCGTTGTGTGTCGGGTGTGCCGTATCGAAGTTCAATGCCTGAGTCGGCTTTAGTAGACTGATTTTGGCTCTCGTCatctgtgctgtgctgctcgGGTTCGCTCTCCGCCAGAATCTTGCTCTGcgcctcttcttgcttgctCTGTGTCCCTTCGTCAGATGGACCCTGTTGAGATTCGCTCGCCATCGGAACACTGGGGACTTCTGGCGCGTCCTCGGTGATCGAACTGAACATCGAGCCCTGCGACTTgcgcagctgcttcttccgCAACTCAACGGCTTTCATGAGGCGTATTTTGTCTGCGGACATAGGGCCGGATTTGTGCAAGGGCGCGGATCTGACGCTTCCACGCGACATTGGTCGCGATGCAAAAGTGGGAATGTCAGGGATGGGCGGCATAGCAGGCGCGGCAGACTCGAGTGCAGACGGTGCAGTTGCAGATCGTGACATGGCGGCTTGGCCGCCCGAGGACTTTGGCCGGAGtgcttcctgcttcttggGCATCGTCTTGATGGTGGCAGGAACGGCCGACACGCGTGGCGCAGTTGGGCGCAAAGCCTTCTCCGGCGCGTTGATCGGACGCGGTGCGAGCTTGACCTTCGGCTTGAACAACGCGTCGTACTGACTGAAATCGAATGGCTCTTCATCCATGGACTGCGAGCGCATCGCGCCTCCGCGAGCAGCGAAGGAATTGCGCTCCGGCGAAGGCTCGGGAGGTCTCTGATCGGGCGGTTGGGAAGCAAAGCCGTGGAGCTGCTCCTCGGGCAGCTTGTCCTGCGTATCTCGAACGTGCTGCAATGCGGTAGCAGCATCTGACAGTGACGACTCTGTGGGTGGCGGCTTATGCTCGGGAATTACGAGGTCGTCGGCAGCTTGATCACCTGGTGCCGATGCTTGCAGCGGTGGCACTGGCGACTCCAACGGGGTCAGCGGAAGTGAAGTCGATTCAGCAGGCACAGGTAATGTCAGCGCAGGCGACTTTGCCGGAGAGGCCGGCGGAGTCGTGCGTCTTGAGGCGGTGGTGTGTGCATGGAGTGAGGTCATTGACCGCGGTGCGCGTTTGCCTATCCCACGATCTGAACGGTATCTCTGCGAGGCTTGCAGATTTGCTGCAGATGCGCCTGTCTCCTCGGTAGTCccctcgtcttcatcctcctcgcgcAGCTCATCAAGGCGGCCCATTGAGGGGGACGGAGAAGCCGTGTGCAACTGAAAAGACGCGGCGAGTGCAGTGTCGTTGAGCCCATCTCCGCTGGTCAGCTCGAGCAGGGTTTCGTAGGGGGAGTAGCGTTCGAGAACGTCCTGGAGGTGAACCGATGTGCGCGCTGGATCGCAAGTCCCGTTAGCCTTTGCTTCTCCCCATCCAGGCCTGCGCTCTCCACGTACCTTGCAACAATCGCGACGTTCCCTCCGGTATGTACTTGATCAGGATCCTTCGGCGGCGATACATGAGCAGGCCGTACAACGGCGATGCCTCTGTGTACGCCGCCAGGGCATTGCGGGCCTCGGAGACTCCATGCTTTCCTTTGCCCAGCAGATCCACCGAGTCTCGCGAGGTGTACTTTAGCAGGAACCAGCCTCCAGCCTCGGCGATGGCCGTCTGATATGCCTCCGTGACTTCGGGCGTGTCAAGGCCATTCAGTGACATTTCGCGCGCGTGAACGGGAAGTGGTTCCGCAAGCGCTGCGTGCACCACTCGTCGGTGGGCAGATTATCCTAGGTCTATTCGGAGGTCGCTTAGTGTGGGCATTGACGTTTGAGACATTACACCTGTCCGACAGGCGAGTGTGTGAGGAGTGTCGCCAGGCTGACGACGCACGCTTCTCGTGAGGTGCAAGGGCAGAGTGTAGCACCGCAGGAGGAGTTGCTCGCGGGCGCCTTTGCACTCCAGGACGCTCAAGTGAGGATAGAGTTTGGGGCGAAGGCTAGTTACTGCCAGGTGCACCTCGCTCGAGCCAATGGGCGcgatgagaaggatggaAAATGGCTTCAGGAGATAGCGCATGGCGCGCAGGCTGGCCCACCACACTGCCCTCTGccgcgccgccgccaaaaGCACACCCCTGGGCGACGTGCGCACGAGCGCTTGTCGCACCTCGGTGGCGGCGATCAAACACGCAACATCTGCGAGTCTCGCCGGGGGTGCGATGATAACATGCTGCGTGCTATGATATCGAGCGTTGCGCGTGTGTGTTCATCACCCTCGCAGCGGGCAACGTCCAACGGCGGCGGCAACTCTCACGATGCGCGGTCATGGCGTGCATGCATGCACAATCGTACAATATGCACATCTCCTCCGCCGACTGGACTCCGCACCTTCGCGCTCTTGTTGCCAACTTGGCGACAAAGTTCCGACTAGAGCACGCGATCGCCGCCATCACCACCCGCCACACCCTGGCTCGACGTGCCTCGATGATGAACTCACTTGCCTGCACTCGCGGTTGGCGGGGGAAATATCATCATTAGCATCGCCTCTCGCCGCGAAGCATGCTGCAACATCACCCAGCCGCAACGCAGTGCGTGTAGAAACACAGACACCTGATCGAGGAAGGCCATCGAGCTTTCCACACACTTCTCCGCCTGTGCTCGGCGCGTGGCTCCGACACCGAAGCCATTGTAATCTGTCGTGCGGCGGACCTGAAGATCACACACTCGTCTACCCTTTCCGCACATTGGATCTGCCACGCGGTGCTGAGAGCTCCACAGGTACAACAAAACTATGGCCGCCGTGAGACATGCACGCACGTGTGCGTCAGAACCGGCCGCTGCTCAACTGCAACGTCCTGCTCAGTATGTACGAACGTTGCACTGCTGTGAGATAACTCCACACACTGTAGGGTGGTGCTGCCGCAATGTCTTCATCCATCGCAGCCGGCCGCGTGAAGCTGGCCCACTGCCCATTCCTGCCTAGCTTGCCCCGTCATAAACCACACCTGCTCTGCTCCTAGCATTTATCACAAAAcagcaacgacatcatcgAAACTCTCTGCAACAAACGCAATCCCTCAGACATGGGTGTATCCAAGCTGCCGCCCGTAGCAGACATCCCAACCTTACCAACAGCGGACCGAGCAGCAATCCTCGACTTGTTATTCGAGCCAAGCACACAACTCCACACATTATCAGTCCCCTTACTACATGAAAAACAATTTGAAAGCTACACCGACCTGATTTCATCCATCGGCGTCCAACTCACCGACCTCGCCGAatctgcttcatcttcagACACAGCATGGCTCGAAAGCATTCTCGGCTCACATCCTCGCCTTGGCGCAAAGAAAGTTGAAAGCGCGCAATCGCAAGCCGAGCAAGCACAATTGCAGGGCAATGCACATGAAACAGAGCAATTGCATACTCTCAACGAAGAATACGAGAAATTTTACCCTGGCCTTCGATACGTGGTGTTCGTGAACGGGAGGAGTAGATCTGTGATCATGCACGATATGCGTGAACGGATCGCAAACAGCAACCTCCAGGCAGAGAGATTGGCGAATATCAGGGTGAGTCCTTGAATCGTTTCTGGTTGTTTCACGCTGACAGATAACGTCTGCAGGCCATGTGTGAGATTGCTGCTGATAGAGCGAGTAAATTGTCCTCGGCGCAATCGTCGTAGGTTATGATGCGAAGACAAAGAAGTCAATATGACCAACAAGCAGCGAGAATGGCGCGTCCATGTTTGCCTTAAGACATTCCATAACGATTGCGATTTCACATTGCCACTTACAGAATATCATATTCACGACAAAAAGAATGTTTGCTCGCTAACAACGCAAAATTCTGTTGAAACGCTTCACTATTTATGTCATCGTCTCAGATCAGATCTCCACGATGGATATCCCAGCACCAGAGAACTCACAACAAAACCCTGAACTGCACAGATGTCCGAACCAACCAAAGACAAGAATAGCAACACCGCcggcggcgagaagaagcaaggCAAGAAATCAGCCAAACAAGCATCTGGTTTTGGCGTTTCAGGAGGAGGACAACAGAAACAAGAGCCAAAGAACCTGCACCAACTCCTTGAAGAGACAGGCGTGAAATCAAAGAACAAGAAAGGAAAAGAAGGATTCAAGGCTGGATCCAAGTATGGTGCCTCTGAATTCGTCGACGTCTCATTGGATGATCCGGTCCAAGAACGTGAGGATCCAGACTATGAGATGATTGACAGTAAGGATACTTCGTATGATGGGGAGCAGCATCGCTCGTACAATGGCCAGCCTGATCACGCTCGCAAGTATCCCAAAGGCTTTGGGAAGGAGGGCGAGCGTAAGTGAGGGTTTCTTCCCGCCCATGCTATGAGGTAGCGACGACGTTCTGTTGCAAGCACAGTGCAAATTCAATCTCAGAGAAGCCGAGATCATTTGAGTAGAAAGCCTCAATTGCAGTCAAAAGGGCCTTCAGTCTGAGGTCAGATGATATCCATCACCTGGTAAATCTGAACCTCGGACTCTCATCAGCCATCTCCGCAATCTCTTTCTCCGTCTTCCCTTCAATTCTGTGATCTCGCTTCCCCATACTGCGCTGCTTATTCTCCCACGTAAAATAAAAGAACATGAA from Cercospora beticola chromosome 3, complete sequence includes the following:
- a CDS encoding uncharacterized protein (antiSMASH:Cluster_10), whose protein sequence is MSSSDGGHKRTPSAVTKALQRLSSRNNVPTLNTVTSDAPTTDTDNMSSPEGSSSAHYLSPVRASMQSGHRPHLSTTMSNTQTPQAQTSPVKDSPITPSTATQGASIEQSVRLFKVFEALRSGDTAAIAKATRASGDAKLEGTTILHLAIQCAEMAVIEYVLSQHDADINARDRDGNTPLHVAANLGRVPVVKLLLEQKEINDSIANHQGKTPLDVARNPDIFQLLQLARSVYTEKQIRTIHQLVAKSDYDALEELLSESRVRSTLDINAPELAQEPATIADGGSLLHEAARKRDLKLAQLLLLSGADPFRRDRRGKLPQDVTKDDRTRAILKRSPAAAAAQRQIQEQTILGSASQASGVPTGDGGPGSKESREMKGYLKKWTNYTSGYKLRWFVLEDGVLSYYKHQDDAGSACRGAINMRIAKLQMDPKDKDKLHFEILGKSSVKYDLKANHQVEAKRWFWALNNAIQWAKDEAKEEQRRERQEASAKHEHLERVRTREAEVAQSGGSLTPATAVTGGSTSLAGSTLGDGNLSAYDASEADGNSVIVRDSSRAGTANIEGDLDDEEDYGDDASSNEVKPGNKDAFSITAQSAKLQLDLLEQVSAALRSERDKSPDTPLGHPTLEQALSSYETAVGNLKGLLMDLLRISRDHEAYWQYRLEREQNIRRLWEDSMAKVAREQEELENRIGESEDKRKRTKKALKEALDGTASSRVASPSAETGEKVSSLLEVPAGQPIKRRQTIAELTNNEISDDDSEEEDEFFDAVDAGEVEIVKALPSPPQSPKPIAADKDGAQDASSSIEQERREKEMQISKSYRGYEDGLRKRLKIDADNRPKVSLWGVLKSMIGKDMTKMTLPVTFNEPTSLHYAVVADMEYVNLLNTAADRTDSSERMVYVAAFAASEYAGTIGRVAKPFNPLLGETFEYVRPDEGYRFFIEQVTHHPPVGAAYAESSKWTYYGESNVKSKFYGKSFEFNPTGTWYLHIRPIDGSPEEVYTWKKVTSSVVGILTGNPVVDNYGLMEVKNWTTGETALVDFKPRGWKASSAYHVSGKVLDKDGNTRWSLGGRWNDKIYARLTPGYEGSVDPSEGSLEKGDKAFLVWEAHYRPPPGEIPFNLTPFVVTLNDLPDKLKPLVAPTDSRLRPDQRAMEDAEYDFAATEKTRLEEGQRARRRVREAKGEDFTPRWFVRAKHPVTGEEFWKFNHEYWQIRDEVAEGKRNWGSERLEEIF
- a CDS encoding uncharacterized protein (antiSMASH:Cluster_10), whose amino-acid sequence is MSLNGLDTPEVTEAYQTAIAEAGGWFLLKYTSRDSVDLLGKGKHGVSEARNALAAYTEASPLYGLLMYRRRRILIKYIPEGTSRLLQARTSVHLQDVLERYSPYETLLELTSGDGLNDTALAASFQLHTASPSPSMGRLDELREEDEDEGTTEETGASAANLQASQRYRSDRGIGKRAPRSMTSLHAHTTASRRTTPPASPAKSPALTLPVPAESTSLPLTPLESPVPPLQASAPGDQAADDLVIPEHKPPPTESSLSDAATALQHVRDTQDKLPEEQLHGFASQPPDQRPPEPSPERNSFAARGGAMRSQSMDEEPFDFSQYDALFKPKVKLAPRPINAPEKALRPTAPRVSAVPATIKTMPKKQEALRPKSSGGQAAMSRSATAPSALESAAPAMPPIPDIPTFASRPMSRGSVRSAPLHKSGPMSADKIRLMKAVELRKKQLRKSQGSMFSSITEDAPEVPSVPMASESQQGPSDEGTQSKQEEAQSKILAESEPEQHSTDDESQNQSTKADSGIELRYGTPDTQRTEETIDEAPENAVLDDISEEKAAKVVSHASLQAAQIDATVDESDTNHDDAASTTPSQTPTERPLMSEQDSETTAKGSQHLKVDEGGASAPTISLPGEQDNASIVNAAGSLSPHKRSDSDLVKRRRGYVQPLALDTLHNEVDEEELDSDDDALYEELHSATVQEARPITVARSPIALAFQGRSASIEASNAPRPMPIARAFTNPEKPADDERPPSVKSRPSSIKSRSVSPMPPAERQELLSAGRARNVSSGISRRIQALAELSARESSENSLGGSATQNRRVPPATRPMSRKRQSRSAVNTPTSAMSNEEQWLTGSVQHDPVTKRDSVSVTTRIARPGSSAPGSAHGPTPPFSAAPSATPSPPAVESEPPLSSNNSLYSNDTRSVKSSRSRTSRFWKERQKSAPALDDFPPPPPNVRVNSAMSLNSNDENVAPEKASKATRFFKRMSNLTGSKKKNSPVEPRSPTKSDSMLSAPEAARPVSLAVSKPDTPPAVVVGDLNVQFPDSLLWKRRIVTIDDYGVLQFAIAQAMDIHRGVAMKRYALAEFKAPFMPVLDQQELPYSVILEFEDGTALQVACEDGMTQRQVLSLLTTYWRAYTEDTVEQQ
- a CDS encoding uncharacterized protein (antiSMASH:Cluster_10); the encoded protein is MGVSKLPPVADIPTLPTADRAAILDLLFEPSTQLHTLSVPLLHEKQFESYTDLISSIGVQLTDLAESASSSDTAWLESILGSHPRLGAKKVESAQSQAEQAQLQGNAHETEQLHTLNEEYEKFYPGLRYVVFVNGRSRSVIMHDMRERIANSNLQAERLANIRAMCEIAADRASKLSSAQSS
- a CDS encoding uncharacterized protein (antiSMASH:Cluster_10), coding for MSEPTKDKNSNTAGGEKKQGKKSAKQASGFGVSGGGQQKQEPKNLHQLLEETGVKSKNKKGKEGFKAGSKYGASEFVDVSLDDPVQEREDPDYEMIDSKDTSYDGEQHRSYNGQPDHARKYPKGFGKEGERK